One Alicyclobacillus acidoterrestris DNA window includes the following coding sequences:
- a CDS encoding phosphatidylglycerophosphatase A family protein has product MAASVIEQLKARGVELAAIAQIVFDLQKPYHPSLTMEQCLDSVARVLEKREVQHAIYTGLALDVLAEQKALPEPLQSIMETDEPLYGVDEILALSITNVYGSIGLTNFGYLDKTKVGIVGELNQDRQRIHVFLDDLVAAVAAAAASRIAHQHHTSSYDDTV; this is encoded by the coding sequence GTGGCCGCGAGTGTGATCGAACAATTAAAGGCACGAGGCGTAGAACTTGCCGCAATCGCTCAAATTGTATTTGACTTGCAAAAGCCCTACCATCCGTCCTTGACGATGGAGCAATGTTTGGACAGCGTCGCGCGGGTCCTCGAGAAACGGGAGGTTCAACACGCGATATACACAGGGTTAGCGCTGGATGTGTTGGCAGAGCAAAAGGCGCTGCCGGAGCCCTTGCAAAGCATTATGGAGACGGATGAACCGCTGTATGGTGTCGACGAAATTCTAGCGCTCTCGATTACCAACGTGTACGGTTCGATTGGGTTGACGAACTTTGGCTATCTGGACAAAACCAAGGTGGGGATTGTCGGCGAACTCAATCAGGACCGCCAGCGGATTCACGTTTTTTTAGACGATCTCGTCGCCGCCGTCGCCGCAGCCGCCGCTTCTCGAATCGCGCACCAGCATCATACGTCGTCTTACGACGATACAGTCTGA
- the trpS gene encoding tryptophan--tRNA ligase, with protein MKRVFSGIQPSGNLTIGNYLGAMKNFVRLQHEAQCLFCVVDLHAITVPQDPAALRQNSRNLAALYLAAGIDPEKSIVFIQSHVPAHAELGWLLQCIAYYGELGRMTQFKDKAATKDVVTAGLFTYPALMAADILLYQADLVPVGEDQKQHLELTRDIAERFNHRFGDTFVVPEPYIPKVGGRIMSLENPEKKMSKSDESQGAYIAILDPPDVIRKKISRAVTDSDKEVRYDIEQKPAVSNLMTIFGLFTDMTMEQVTEHFAGKGYGQFKKELAEVVVDGLAPVQARYQELIATDEVDRVLRTGAERARDLSRQTLATVKERLGFLAE; from the coding sequence GTGAAGCGTGTGTTTTCTGGCATTCAACCGTCAGGCAACCTGACGATTGGCAACTACCTTGGGGCGATGAAAAACTTCGTCCGCCTGCAACACGAGGCACAGTGTCTGTTTTGTGTGGTAGATCTTCATGCCATCACGGTGCCGCAAGATCCGGCAGCGCTGCGTCAAAATTCGCGAAATCTCGCTGCACTGTATTTGGCGGCAGGGATTGATCCTGAAAAGTCCATCGTCTTCATTCAATCGCATGTACCCGCGCACGCAGAACTCGGATGGTTGTTACAGTGTATCGCGTATTACGGGGAACTGGGGAGGATGACCCAGTTTAAGGACAAGGCTGCGACCAAGGATGTGGTGACAGCCGGTTTGTTTACGTATCCTGCACTGATGGCTGCCGATATCTTGCTGTATCAGGCGGACCTTGTGCCAGTCGGTGAAGATCAAAAGCAACATCTGGAGCTCACGCGCGATATCGCAGAACGCTTTAATCATCGTTTTGGTGATACGTTTGTGGTACCCGAGCCATACATTCCGAAGGTTGGCGGGCGCATTATGAGCCTTGAGAATCCAGAGAAGAAGATGAGCAAGAGCGACGAGAGCCAAGGGGCGTATATTGCGATTCTCGATCCCCCGGATGTCATCCGCAAAAAAATCAGCCGCGCCGTGACGGATTCGGACAAGGAAGTGCGTTACGATATCGAGCAAAAGCCGGCGGTCAGTAACCTCATGACGATATTCGGGCTGTTTACGGATATGACGATGGAGCAGGTGACGGAGCACTTCGCAGGTAAAGGTTATGGTCAGTTCAAGAAAGAGCTGGCTGAGGTAGTCGTCGATGGACTGGCGCCGGTGCAAGCTCGTTACCAAGAGTTGATTGCGACAGACGAGGTCGACCGAGTCCTGCGCACTGGCGCAGAGCGGGCGCGTGATTTGTCGCGGCAGACGTTGGCCACAGTCAAGGAGCGATTGGGCTTTCTCGCAGAGTGA
- a CDS encoding acetyl-CoA carboxylase carboxyltransferase subunit alpha — translation MPSELEFEKPLSELKNKIQELKGFMEKNGLDLSGEVRRLEEHLDELTEETYNHLSAWQRVQIARQPGRPTTLDYIKGVCTEFIELHGDRNFRDDPSIVGGVGLIDGKPVTIIGHQKGRDTKENIHRNFGMAHPEGYRKALRLMKQAEKFGRPVVMFIDTAGAYPGMSAEERGQSEAIARNLLEMAGLRVPTISFVTGEGGSGGALGLGITDRVYVLQYAWYSVIAPESAAAILWKDSTQASRAAEVMRITGPDLVDLGIADELIQEPKGGAQKDPAAMVATVREKIIESLRELAKKPIDELLTERYDKYRDMGEYVER, via the coding sequence ATGCCGAGTGAGCTCGAGTTTGAAAAGCCACTCTCCGAACTGAAGAACAAAATCCAGGAACTCAAGGGCTTCATGGAGAAGAACGGTTTAGATCTCTCCGGTGAGGTGCGCAGGCTTGAAGAGCATCTGGATGAGCTGACGGAAGAGACCTACAATCATCTCTCAGCGTGGCAGCGCGTCCAGATTGCGCGGCAGCCTGGACGACCGACGACCCTCGATTACATTAAGGGCGTCTGCACAGAATTTATCGAACTGCACGGAGATAGAAACTTTCGCGACGACCCATCGATTGTGGGCGGCGTGGGGCTTATCGACGGCAAGCCGGTGACCATTATTGGTCATCAAAAAGGGCGCGATACGAAGGAGAATATCCACCGCAACTTCGGTATGGCCCATCCAGAGGGTTACCGCAAAGCACTGCGATTGATGAAACAGGCTGAAAAGTTTGGCCGTCCCGTCGTCATGTTTATCGATACAGCTGGCGCATATCCCGGGATGTCTGCGGAAGAACGCGGTCAGAGCGAGGCGATTGCGCGAAATCTGCTCGAGATGGCAGGACTTCGCGTGCCGACTATCAGCTTTGTCACAGGTGAAGGCGGCAGTGGTGGCGCGCTGGGGCTGGGTATCACCGACAGAGTCTACGTGTTGCAGTATGCCTGGTATTCTGTCATCGCACCTGAATCAGCGGCGGCGATTTTGTGGAAGGATAGTACGCAGGCGAGCCGCGCTGCTGAGGTCATGCGAATTACCGGGCCTGATTTAGTTGATTTGGGTATTGCGGACGAGTTGATTCAAGAGCCGAAGGGCGGCGCGCAAAAAGATCCTGCGGCGATGGTTGCGACTGTGCGCGAGAAAATCATCGAGAGTTTGCGCGAGCTCGCAAAAAAGCCTATTGATGAACTCCTGACCGAGCGATACGATAAATATCGGGATATGGGAGAATACGTTGAACGGTAG
- the pyk gene encoding pyruvate kinase → MRKTKIVATIGPASESLETLTRLIEEGLDVARLNFSHGTYEEHAERIRRIREASRKVGKYVGIMLDIKGPKIRTGKIQNGAVELADHDEITLTIDPVEVGTKERVWISYEGLVEDVYPGAPIRIDDGLIGLEVIEVSGHDIRCRVTNGGTLKDNKGINVPGVTLRIPGVTEKDKKDIVFGIEQGVDLIAASFVRKAGDVLEVRRILEEHNYHADIISKIETQEGMDRLEEIIEVTDGMMVARGDLGVEIPTEEVPLAQKRIISLCNKYGKPVITATQMLDSMQRNPRPTRAEASDVANAIFDGTDAVMLSGETAAGRYPIESVRTMAQIAVRAETALIQREVVWRHQTECTKLVSDALGHAVKTLASDLDAKAVITVTTSGHTARSISKYRPLTNVVAVTPNEAIARRLTVSWGIHPVVVSQPCTTTDDILSAAVEGALSTGHVQNGDLVLIIGGIPAGQPGTTNFLKVHTIADSVVKGTGVGKTSVTGRAVVVKDASDLNGKVGEGDIIVTTSTDKDVMQAIEKAAGIVTTEGGLTSHAAVVGVSLGKPVIVGVAEALEVLQDGETITLDPHRGLVYRGRVQVL, encoded by the coding sequence ATGAGAAAGACGAAGATTGTCGCTACCATCGGACCTGCTAGTGAGTCCCTAGAGACATTGACTCGGCTTATCGAAGAGGGTCTCGATGTCGCTCGATTAAACTTTTCTCACGGTACATACGAGGAACATGCTGAACGCATCCGCCGCATTCGCGAAGCGTCGCGGAAGGTTGGTAAGTATGTGGGCATCATGTTGGACATCAAGGGTCCAAAAATCCGCACAGGCAAAATTCAAAACGGCGCCGTCGAACTCGCTGACCATGACGAAATCACATTGACGATTGACCCGGTCGAAGTCGGAACGAAAGAACGCGTATGGATTTCCTACGAGGGACTCGTCGAAGACGTTTATCCAGGGGCGCCTATCCGCATTGACGACGGTTTGATTGGACTCGAGGTCATTGAAGTCTCGGGCCACGATATTCGCTGCCGCGTCACGAACGGCGGTACGCTGAAGGACAATAAGGGCATTAACGTTCCAGGGGTGACCTTGCGAATTCCGGGTGTCACGGAAAAGGACAAAAAAGACATCGTGTTCGGCATTGAGCAGGGTGTGGACTTGATTGCAGCGTCGTTTGTCCGCAAGGCTGGCGACGTGCTCGAAGTTCGACGTATCCTCGAAGAGCACAACTACCACGCGGATATCATCTCGAAAATTGAAACACAAGAGGGCATGGATAGGCTCGAGGAAATCATCGAAGTGACCGATGGAATGATGGTTGCGCGCGGAGATCTCGGCGTCGAAATTCCCACTGAAGAAGTACCTCTCGCGCAAAAGCGCATCATCTCCCTGTGTAACAAGTACGGTAAACCGGTCATCACGGCCACGCAAATGCTCGATTCGATGCAGCGCAATCCGCGCCCGACGCGCGCTGAAGCCAGTGACGTCGCCAACGCTATCTTTGACGGTACCGATGCCGTGATGCTCAGTGGCGAAACGGCGGCAGGCCGTTACCCAATCGAGTCGGTACGCACCATGGCGCAAATCGCGGTGCGTGCGGAAACGGCACTCATTCAGCGCGAAGTTGTCTGGCGCCATCAAACAGAATGCACAAAACTGGTCAGCGACGCACTGGGACATGCAGTGAAAACCCTCGCTTCTGATCTCGACGCCAAAGCCGTCATCACCGTGACGACCTCTGGGCACACGGCGAGGTCTATCTCGAAGTATCGACCGCTGACGAATGTCGTTGCGGTGACACCAAACGAGGCCATCGCAAGGCGCTTGACGGTATCCTGGGGGATTCACCCGGTCGTCGTTTCGCAACCCTGCACGACCACGGATGATATCCTGTCCGCTGCTGTTGAAGGTGCATTGTCCACTGGTCACGTGCAGAACGGGGATTTGGTGCTTATCATCGGCGGAATTCCTGCAGGTCAGCCGGGGACAACTAACTTCCTCAAGGTCCACACCATTGCCGACTCGGTCGTCAAAGGCACTGGCGTCGGTAAGACATCCGTCACTGGTCGCGCTGTCGTCGTCAAGGATGCATCCGATTTAAACGGCAAAGTGGGCGAGGGAGATATCATCGTGACGACCTCGACCGACAAGGATGTCATGCAGGCTATCGAAAAGGCGGCGGGCATCGTGACCACAGAAGGGGGCTTGACCTCTCATGCTGCGGTGGTTGGCGTGTCTTTGGGTAAACCTGTGATTGTCGGTGTTGCAGAAGCGCTGGAAGTATTACAAGACGGCGAGACGATTACGCTTGATCCACATCGCGGACTGGTCTATCGCGGTCGCGTGCAAGTCCTGTAA
- the accD gene encoding acetyl-CoA carboxylase, carboxyltransferase subunit beta, which yields MLRDLFNKRRHYATLGKTVEREKVPTPDPVEKDIPKGLVEKCDACGNLIMGKELQKHAYTCPECNFHFRVDAYTRIALTLDEGSFVELNGNVTSTNPLGFPDYESKLEKAQKSTGLTEGAVTGEGTIDGVPVAIAVMDPRFIMGSMGSAVGEKLTRIMERATEEREPLILFTASGGARMQEGILSLMQMAKTSVALRRMHDEQVLFVTVITHPTTGGVSASFASLGDIIFAEPGAMFGFAGKRVIEQTIRQKLPDDFQTAEFNLKHGMVDKVVHRKQLRDALGVLVRIHSARGWADAE from the coding sequence GTGCTAAGAGATTTGTTTAACAAGCGCAGACACTATGCCACGCTTGGGAAGACGGTGGAACGGGAGAAGGTGCCGACGCCAGATCCGGTTGAAAAGGACATTCCCAAGGGCTTGGTTGAAAAGTGTGACGCATGTGGCAATCTGATTATGGGCAAGGAACTGCAAAAGCACGCATATACGTGCCCGGAATGTAATTTCCACTTTCGGGTGGATGCCTATACGCGCATTGCGCTGACTTTGGACGAGGGTTCGTTTGTGGAGTTAAACGGCAATGTCACGTCGACAAATCCACTCGGTTTCCCGGATTACGAATCGAAGTTGGAAAAGGCGCAAAAATCGACCGGACTGACAGAAGGCGCTGTGACGGGCGAGGGTACGATTGATGGCGTGCCAGTGGCCATCGCCGTGATGGATCCTAGGTTTATTATGGGTTCAATGGGGTCAGCGGTCGGTGAAAAACTGACGCGCATCATGGAACGTGCCACAGAAGAGCGCGAGCCTTTGATTCTATTCACGGCCTCGGGTGGCGCGCGCATGCAGGAAGGCATTTTGTCGTTGATGCAGATGGCCAAAACGAGTGTTGCACTACGTCGCATGCACGATGAGCAAGTCCTTTTTGTCACCGTGATTACGCATCCGACGACGGGTGGCGTGAGCGCGAGCTTTGCAAGTCTCGGCGATATTATCTTCGCTGAACCTGGCGCCATGTTTGGATTCGCAGGTAAACGCGTCATTGAGCAGACGATTCGTCAAAAACTGCCGGACGACTTTCAGACGGCCGAGTTTAACTTAAAGCATGGGATGGTAGACAAAGTGGTTCATCGCAAACAGCTTCGGGATGCACTGGGTGTGCTGGTGAGGATTCACAGTGCGCGGGGGTGGGCAGATGCCGAGTGA